The sequence ACCGGGATGCGCGAGCCACTCGGCGCCCGTGATGACGGTGCCCGCGATGCGCTCGGTGCCGCCGTACGCCTCGAAGATCTTCTCGGGCCCGAGCCACTCGATCCAGAAGCGCTTCAGCCACTGCGGGCTCGGCGCGCCGGAGCACATCACGTTCTTCAGCGACGCGACGTCGTACTTGTTACGGACCTCTGGCGCGAGCTTCGCGATGCGCTGCATCATCGTCGGCACGAACAGCACCCAGTTGACGCGCTGCTGTGCGACGAGCGCGAGCGCCTGCTCGGCGTCGAAGCGCTCCATCAGCACGAGCGTTCCGCCCGAGAGGATGCACTGCCACGCGACGATGAACGGGCCGGCGTGGTAAAGCGGGCCTGGCGCGAGCGCGATGCCGCGCGGGCGCATGAAGTTCTCCGCGACTTCGGGATCCGCGAGCGCGGGGGTGAGGTCCACGATCAGCTTCGGGCGCCCCGTGCTGCCGCCCGACGTCATCGTGCGCACGTGCGGCGGCACGATGTCGGCGAGCGGCGCGTCACTCAGCTCGGGATCGGGCGCGAAGCCCGCGGGCACGCTTGCGAACTTCGGGTACTCGCCCGCCGCGACGCCGACCACGAGCGCCGGCTCGGAGAGCGCGACGATCGCCTCACGCTCCTTCGCTGGAAGGCGCGCCGAGATCGGCTGCGGCGAGGCGCCGAGCTTCCACGCCGCCATGCACGCGACGAGGAACTCGAGCGAGTTCGGCAGCGCGATCGTGACGCGCGACTCCGCAGCGACGCCGAGCTGCTGATACGCCCGCGCGAGCCGGTTCGAGGCGCGCTCGAGCTGGCCGCGCGTGATCGCCTGCGCGCCGCACACCGCCGCGACGCGATCCGGTTCCTGCGCTGCGAGCCACCCGAGCGCCGCCCCGTACG is a genomic window of Deltaproteobacteria bacterium containing:
- a CDS encoding AMP-binding protein, with the translated sequence MARVSYGAALGWLAAQEPDRVAAVCGAQAITRGQLERASNRLARAYQQLGVAAESRVTIALPNSLEFLVACMAAWKLGASPQPISARLPAKEREAIVALSEPALVVGVAAGEYPKFASVPAGFAPDPELSDAPLADIVPPHVRTMTSGGSTGRPKLIVDLTPALADPEVAENFMRPRGIALAPGPLYHAGPFIVAWQCILSGGTLVLMERFDAEQALALVAQQRVNWVLFVPTMMQRIAKLAPEVRNKYDVASLKNVMCSGAPSPQWLKRFWIEWLGPEKIFEAYGGTERIAGTVITGAEWLAHPGSVGKPAPGRMMRAQRADGSQCAPGEVGEIYMKPASGQGTTYRYIGATPTATRDGWETLGDIGWFDEDGYLYLADRKTDMILVGGSNVYPAEIEAAIDAHPRVRSSAVIGLPDDDLGSRVHAIVDAPGVVTESELREHLAELLMAYKIPRSFEFVSEPLRDDAGKLRRSALRDERIAK